In the genome of Pontibacter actiniarum, the window ACATCGCCAGGCCCACCTCTTCTTTAATGTTCTCCGTTTCCTCTTTAATCAGGTGCAGCACGCGCTCCTCGGTCACTTCCACCCCATCATCGGTTTTGGTGTGCGGGTGGTGCAGCCACTGCCATACTTGCGCCCGCGAGATCTCGGCAGTCGCAGCGTCCTCCATCAGGTTATGAATCGCGGCAGCGCCAACCCCGCAGAGCCAGCTGCCGATGTACATAATGCCCACGTTGATGTTCAGGCGAAGCCCAGTTTCCGTGATCTTGCCTCCGGGTATGGAGAAGTTGGTCAGGTCCGCGGCCGTTACTTCCGCATTCTCGCGCCGTACTTCCTTCTGATGCGGCCGCTCCCCCAGCACTTTGTCGAACTCCTCACGGGCGACGGCCACCAGGTCCGGGTGTGCCACCCAGGTACCGTCGAAACCTTTCTCAGCCTCAAAGGCCTTGTCGGCTTTCACCTTTTTGAAAGCGTTCTCGTTAACGGCCGGGTTGTTGCGGCTCGGGATAAAGGCGGCCATGCCACCCATGGCATGCGCCCCGCGCTTGTGGCAGGTCTGCACCAGCAGCGTGGTATAGGCCTGCATAAACGGCACCTGCATGGTTACATCCGTCCGGTCCGGGAACAGTACCTCCTCCCGGTTTCTGAACCTTTTGATTGCGCTGAATATGTAGTCCCAGCGGCCGGCGTTAAGCCCCACGATATGATCGCGCAGCTCGTACAGGATTTCATCCATTTCGAAAGCCGCCGTGATGGTCTCGATCAGGACAGTGGCTTTGATGGTGCCGACCGGCAGCCCCAGCGCCTCCTGCGCGGCCACAAAAACATCGTTCCACAAACGGGCCTCCAGGTGGCTCTCCAGCTTAGGCAGGTAAAAATAAGGGCCGGTGCCACGCTGCAGCAGCTCTTTGGCGTTATGGAAGAAGTACAGCCCAAAGTCAAAAAGGGAGCCAGCTATCATGTCGCCGCCGACAGTCAGGTGCTTTTCCGGCAGGTGCCAGCCGCGCGGGCGCACCTTCAGCACGGCTACGTTTTCCTTCAGGCGGTACGTCTTGCCGTTCTGCACTGTAAAGTCTATGTCGCGGTGGATGGCGTCGCGCAGGTTCAGCTGCCCCTGCACCAGGTTCTCCCAGGTGGGGGAGCTGGCATCCTCGAAATCAGCCATGAACACGTTGGCACCGGAGTTGAGCGCGTTGATCACCATTTTGCGATCCACAGGCCCGGTGATCTCCACACGGCGCAGCTGCAGGTCTTCCGGAACATTGCCTACCTTCCAGTCTCCCTCGCGGATTTCCTTCGTCTCAGGTAAAAAGTCTAGTTGCTTGCCGGCGTCGATGGCTTCCTGCTTTTTAACACGAAGCGCCAGCAGCTCTTTTCGGCGGGCGTCAAACTTCTTGTGGAGCATCTCCAGAAATTCAAGTGCCTCTGGTGTGAGTATCTCTTCAAATCCGGTTGGCATGGTGCCTTTCACGTCAACTGTGCTTTCGATGATCATAGCGTTTTATGGTTAATGTTATAGGAGTATTTTGCTGTGTTATTCCAATTATACGCGAATTAATTTACTTTGGCGAAAATTCGCTAATAAAATTTTTACGTTTTTTATGAGATTGACTCAAAAAGCGCGTAATTGAGGCATACACAAAGATTTTACCCGCCCATGAAATTGCAGGAAGATGTAATCCGGATGATCTTCGGACTGAAAGTAAAGCAGTTACGCACCGACAAAGGCATCTCGCTCACCGACCTGGCGGCCAGTACCGGCATCTCCGTTTCC includes:
- the aceB gene encoding malate synthase A, with protein sequence MIIESTVDVKGTMPTGFEEILTPEALEFLEMLHKKFDARRKELLALRVKKQEAIDAGKQLDFLPETKEIREGDWKVGNVPEDLQLRRVEITGPVDRKMVINALNSGANVFMADFEDASSPTWENLVQGQLNLRDAIHRDIDFTVQNGKTYRLKENVAVLKVRPRGWHLPEKHLTVGGDMIAGSLFDFGLYFFHNAKELLQRGTGPYFYLPKLESHLEARLWNDVFVAAQEALGLPVGTIKATVLIETITAAFEMDEILYELRDHIVGLNAGRWDYIFSAIKRFRNREEVLFPDRTDVTMQVPFMQAYTTLLVQTCHKRGAHAMGGMAAFIPSRNNPAVNENAFKKVKADKAFEAEKGFDGTWVAHPDLVAVAREEFDKVLGERPHQKEVRRENAEVTAADLTNFSIPGGKITETGLRLNINVGIMYIGSWLCGVGAAAIHNLMEDAATAEISRAQVWQWLHHPHTKTDDGVEVTEERVLHLIKEETENIKEEVGLAMFKNYHYEKAAHLFSELVLTTCFVDFLTLPAYKYLD